In a genomic window of Piliocolobus tephrosceles isolate RC106 chromosome 1, ASM277652v3, whole genome shotgun sequence:
- the PARS2 gene encoding probable proline--tRNA ligase, mitochondrial, translating into MEGLLTRCRALPALATCSRQLSGYVPRRFHHCAPRGGRRLLLSRVFQPQNLREDQVLSLQDKFGDLTCKSQRLMLQVGLIYPASPGCYHLLPYTVRAMEKLVRVIDQEMQAIGGQKVNMPSLSPAELWQATNRWDLMGKELLRLRDRHGKEYCLGPTHEEAITALIAAQKKLSYKQLPFLLYQVTRKFRDEPRPRFGLLRGREFYMKDMYTFDSSPEAAQQTYNLVCDAYCSLFNRLGLRFVKVQADVGSIGGTMSHEFQLPVDIGEDRLVICPHCSFSANMETLDLSQMNCPACQGPLTETKGIEVGHTFYLGTKYSSIFNAQFTNVYGKPSLAEMGCYGLGVTRILAAAIEVLSTEDCVRWPSLLAPYQACLIPPKKGSKEEAASELIGQLCDHITEAVPQLHGEVLLDDRTHLTIGNRLKDANKFGYPFVIIAGKRALEDPAHFEVWCQNTGEVVFLTKDGVMDLLTQVQTI; encoded by the coding sequence ATGGAAGGGCTGCTGACAAGATGCAGAGCATTGCCCGCCCTGGCCACCTGCAGCCGCCAGCTCTCTGGGTATGTTCCTCGCAGGTTTCACCACTGTGCCCCAAGAGGTGGGCGGCGCCTGCTGCTGTCTCGTGTGTTCCAGCCACAGAACCTTCGGGAAGACCAGGTGCTCTCCCTGCAGGACAAATTTGGTGACCTGACCTGTAAGAGCCAGCGGTTGATGCTGCAGGTGGGCCTGATCTACCCAGCAAGCCCTGGCTGTTATCACCTCCTGCCGTACACCGTCCGTGCCATGGAGAAGCTCGTGCGAGTGATAGACCAGGAGATGCAGGCCATCGGGGGCCAGAAAGTCAACATGCCCAGCCTCAGCCCGGCAGAGCTCTGGCAAGCCACCAACCGGTGGGACTTGATGGGCAAGGAGCTGCTAAGACTTAGAGACAGGCATGGCAAGGAATACTGCTTAGGACCAACTCACGAGGAAGCCATTACAGCCTTAATTGCCGCCCAGAAGAAACTGTCCTACAAGCAGCTTCCCTTCCTGCTGTACCAAGTGACAAGGAAGTTTCGGGATGAGCCCAGGCCCCGCTTTGGTCTTCTCCGTGGCCGAGAGTTTTACATGAAGGATATGTACACCTTTGACTCCTCCCCAGAGGCTGCCCAGCAGACCTACAACCTGGTGTGTGATGCCTATTGCAGCCTGTTCAACAGGCTAGGGCTGCGATTTGTCAAGGTCCAGGCTGATGTCGGCAGCATCGGGGGCACGATGTCTCATGAGTTCCAGCTCCCTGTGGATATTGGAGAGGACCGGCTTGTCATCTGTCCCCACTGCAGCTTCTCAGCCAACATGGAGACACTAGACTTGTCACAGATGAACTGCCCTGCTTGCCAGGGCCCACTGACTGAAACCAAAGGCATTGAGGTGGGGCACACATTTTACCTGGGTACCAAGTACTCATCCATTTTCAATGCCCAGTTTACCAATGTCTATGGCAAACCATCCCTGGCTGAAATGGGGTGCTATGGCTTGGGTGTGACACGGATCTTGGCTGCTGCCATTGAAGTCCTCTCTACAGAAGACTGTGTCCGCTGGCCCAGCCTACTGGCCCCTTACCAAGCCTGCCTCATCCCCCCTAAGAAGGGCAGTAAGGAGGAGGCGGCCTCTGAGCTCATAGGGCAGCTGTGCGACCACATCACAGAGGCAGTGCCCCAGCTTCACGGGGAGGTGCTGCTGGACGACAGGACCCATCTGACCATCGGAAACAGACTGAAAGATGCCAACAAGTTTGGCTACCCCTTTGTGATCATTGCTGGCAAGAGGGCCCTGGAGGACCCTGCACATTTTGAGGTTTGGTGTCAGAACACTGGTGAGGTGGTCTTCCTCACCAAAGATGGAGTCATGGATTTATTGACCCAAGTGCAGACCATCTAA